The proteins below come from a single Caulobacter flavus genomic window:
- a CDS encoding DUF4870 family protein, with product MTDAQPDPAVPPTLQDDKTMPIIVYACYIAGWVTGISPVIGVILAYVSKATAPEWLQSHYVFQIRTFWLSLLGGLLGVLTLIIGIGALILVAVGIWVTVRAIVGLQWLLKGEAYPTPRNWML from the coding sequence GTGACCGACGCCCAGCCCGACCCCGCCGTCCCGCCTACGCTGCAGGACGACAAGACCATGCCGATCATCGTCTACGCCTGCTACATCGCCGGCTGGGTGACGGGGATCTCGCCCGTCATCGGCGTGATCCTGGCCTATGTCTCGAAGGCTACGGCGCCGGAATGGCTGCAGAGCCACTACGTCTTCCAGATTCGCACCTTCTGGCTGTCGCTGCTGGGCGGCCTGCTGGGCGTGCTGACCCTGATCATCGGCATCGGCGCCCTTATCCTGGTCGCCGTGGGCATCTGGGTGACCGTTCGCGCGATCGTCGGCCTGCAGTGGCTGCTGAAGGGCGAGGCCTATCCGACGCCCCGCAACT
- a CDS encoding acetyltransferase encodes MPRLGGGSTSDAMISYRQSFPDDGDRVVEIWRRAVDATHDFLSPEDRAAIEEEVKGFLSTAPMWLAVDEADVAVAFMLLEGAHMQALFVDPDHRGTGVGRNLVTLALATQPTLTTDVNEQNAQAVGFYERMGFVVTGRSPTDGQGRGYPLVHLRKGA; translated from the coding sequence TTGCCCCGGCTCGGCGGCGGCTCTACCTCCGACGCCATGATCAGCTATCGACAATCCTTCCCCGACGACGGCGACCGCGTGGTCGAGATCTGGCGCCGCGCCGTCGACGCCACCCACGACTTTCTCTCGCCCGAGGACCGCGCCGCCATCGAGGAGGAGGTGAAGGGCTTCCTGTCGACCGCCCCCATGTGGCTGGCGGTCGACGAGGCCGACGTCGCCGTCGCCTTCATGCTGCTGGAGGGCGCCCACATGCAGGCGCTGTTCGTCGATCCCGACCATCGCGGAACGGGGGTGGGGCGCAACCTCGTCACCCTGGCCCTGGCCACGCAGCCGACCCTGACCACCGACGTCAACGAGCAGAACGCCCAGGCCGTGGGCTTCTACGAGCGGATGGGCTTCGTAGTCACCGGCCGTTCGCCGACCGACGGCCAGGGGCGCGGCTATCCCCTGGTGCATCTGCGCAAGGGCGCCTGA
- the folB gene encoding dihydroneopterin aldolase: protein MSASPLSETPFPAPALAPKVAKIIVTKVFVRGLKVDAQIGVYDHEHGRVQPLVIDVELDVAASHCEQLGDTVNYETIRTAAQDIAAAGHIDLVETFAERLAQACFDDHRVTRARVRVEKPLALAPHAAAAGVEITAVRG, encoded by the coding sequence TTGTCCGCCTCCCCCCTTTCCGAAACGCCGTTCCCGGCGCCCGCCCTCGCCCCCAAGGTCGCCAAGATCATCGTCACCAAGGTCTTCGTGCGCGGCCTCAAGGTCGACGCCCAGATCGGGGTCTATGATCACGAGCACGGCCGCGTGCAGCCGCTGGTCATCGACGTCGAGCTCGACGTGGCCGCCAGCCACTGCGAGCAACTGGGCGACACGGTGAACTACGAGACCATCCGCACCGCCGCCCAGGACATCGCAGCGGCCGGCCATATCGACCTGGTCGAGACCTTCGCCGAGCGCCTGGCGCAGGCCTGTTTCGACGACCATCGCGTCACCCGCGCCCGGGTGCGGGTCGAAAAGCCCCTGGCCCTGGCCCCGCACGCCGCCGCCGCCGGCGTCGAGATCACCGCCGTCCGGGGGTGA
- a CDS encoding SDR family oxidoreductase, with the protein MSSSPTSPSPRGGALVTGAGRRIGRVLALEAARAGYDVAVHYRTARDEAEDVVAEIAALGRRAVAVPGELADPDVGAVLVGAASQAVGPLTLLVNSASTFEDDRVATLSADSWDRHMDANLRAPVLLAQAFAAALPAGFKGLVVNLVDQRVLKPNPQFFSYSVSKAGLWWATRTLAQDLAPAIRVNAIGPGPVLASVHQAPGEFEAEAAATPLGAAVEPSELAAAMRYLIDAPSVTGQMIAVDGGQHLAWRTPDVLGS; encoded by the coding sequence ATGTCCAGCTCCCCCACCTCCCCATCCCCGCGCGGCGGCGCGCTCGTCACCGGCGCGGGGCGCAGGATCGGGCGGGTGCTGGCGCTGGAGGCGGCGCGGGCGGGGTACGACGTGGCGGTTCACTATCGCACCGCCCGGGACGAGGCCGAGGACGTGGTCGCCGAGATCGCGGCGCTGGGCCGTCGCGCCGTCGCCGTGCCGGGCGAACTGGCCGACCCGGACGTCGGCGCGGTTCTGGTCGGGGCGGCGTCCCAAGCCGTCGGGCCGCTGACCCTGCTGGTCAACTCGGCCTCGACCTTCGAGGACGACCGCGTCGCCACCCTGAGCGCCGACAGCTGGGACCGGCACATGGACGCCAACCTGCGCGCGCCGGTGCTGCTGGCCCAGGCCTTCGCCGCCGCCCTGCCGGCCGGCTTCAAGGGACTGGTGGTCAACCTGGTCGACCAGCGGGTGCTGAAGCCCAATCCGCAGTTCTTCAGCTACAGCGTCTCTAAGGCGGGCCTGTGGTGGGCGACGCGCACGCTCGCCCAGGACCTGGCGCCTGCCATCCGCGTCAACGCCATCGGGCCCGGCCCGGTGCTGGCCTCGGTGCACCAGGCGCCCGGCGAGTTCGAGGCCGAGGCCGCCGCCACGCCGCTGGGCGCGGCCGTCGAGCCGTCCGAACTGGCCGCCGCCATGCGCTATCTCATTGACGCGCCGTCGGTCACGGGCCAGATGATCGCGGTCGACGGCGGCCAGCACCTGGCCTGGCGCACGCCCGACGTCCTCGGTTCCTGA
- a CDS encoding alpha/beta fold hydrolase has protein sequence MIRRLPLLALAAVLLAGPALAQDPNASPPTETHYATARAMIADRQKIVTPSGIQVLEPVNLNGLPQWVSIRGADGANPVIIYVHGGPGATEMSRSWPYQQGWEDWFTVVQWDQPGAGKTLRSGGEAANRAHLSRAQMTRDLLALIDDVRGRLGARKVILLGHSWGNVIALDAAMARPDLVAAYVGVGPLFALRANEAAQYEALLKIAAERRDETALTELKAIAPYPGDGEIPFAKVNVVRKWVMAYGGLAAGRDNADFYFRAARLSPLYDYADRLAIDQGGQLSVPALLPDMTAADHTRIAATKFPVFMFLGRHDITTPSSVIEPWLARLKAPRKELVWFENSAHLAPHEEPGKFLVALVDKVRPLAVEKPAK, from the coding sequence ATGATCCGCCGCCTGCCGCTTCTCGCGCTCGCCGCCGTCCTGCTGGCTGGTCCGGCCCTGGCCCAGGACCCGAACGCGTCGCCGCCGACCGAGACCCACTACGCCACCGCCCGGGCGATGATCGCCGACCGCCAGAAGATCGTGACGCCGAGCGGGATCCAGGTGCTGGAGCCGGTGAACCTGAACGGCCTGCCGCAGTGGGTCTCCATCCGCGGGGCCGACGGGGCCAACCCGGTGATCATCTATGTCCACGGCGGGCCGGGCGCGACCGAGATGAGCCGCTCCTGGCCCTACCAGCAGGGCTGGGAGGACTGGTTCACCGTCGTGCAGTGGGACCAGCCGGGCGCCGGCAAGACCCTGCGCTCGGGCGGCGAGGCGGCCAATCGGGCCCACCTGTCGCGGGCCCAGATGACCAGGGACCTGCTGGCGCTGATCGACGACGTCCGCGGCCGCCTGGGCGCGCGCAAGGTGATCCTGCTGGGCCACTCGTGGGGCAACGTCATCGCGCTGGACGCGGCCATGGCCCGGCCCGACCTGGTGGCCGCCTATGTCGGGGTGGGTCCGCTGTTCGCCCTGCGCGCCAACGAAGCCGCCCAGTACGAGGCGCTGCTGAAGATCGCCGCCGAACGCAGGGACGAGACGGCGCTGACCGAGCTCAAGGCCATCGCACCCTATCCCGGCGACGGCGAGATCCCGTTCGCCAAGGTCAACGTCGTGCGCAAGTGGGTGATGGCCTACGGAGGCCTGGCCGCGGGGCGCGACAATGCGGACTTCTATTTCCGCGCCGCGCGCCTGTCGCCGCTCTACGACTACGCCGACCGCCTGGCCATCGACCAGGGCGGCCAGCTGTCGGTGCCGGCCCTGCTGCCCGACATGACGGCGGCGGACCACACCCGGATCGCCGCGACGAAGTTCCCCGTCTTCATGTTCCTGGGCCGCCACGACATCACCACGCCCTCGTCGGTGATCGAGCCTTGGCTGGCGCGGCTGAAGGCCCCGAGGAAGGAGCTGGTCTGGTTCGAGAACTCCGCCCACCTGGCCCCGCACGAGGAGCCCGGCAAGTTCCTGGTCGCGCTGGTCGACAAGGTGCGGCCGCTAGCGGTGGAGAAGCCGGCGAAGTAG
- a CDS encoding GreA/GreB family elongation factor — translation MPASPPSSKRDPRPPIAVCAEDYDALAALVAHPSAAPGQALLAVELERAAVVEGALAANRVRLGSEVDYHDLDRDRMRTIRLALPHAASIDDHRVSVTAPIGAALLGLKPGQRFSWAEAGGRVRSIKVLAVRNDG, via the coding sequence ATGCCCGCTTCCCCGCCCTCTTCCAAGCGCGATCCGCGCCCGCCGATCGCCGTCTGCGCCGAGGACTACGACGCCCTCGCCGCCCTGGTCGCCCACCCCAGCGCCGCCCCGGGCCAGGCCCTTCTGGCGGTGGAGCTGGAGCGCGCCGCCGTGGTCGAAGGCGCCCTGGCCGCCAATCGCGTGCGGCTGGGCTCGGAGGTCGACTACCACGACCTCGACCGCGACCGGATGCGCACCATCCGCCTGGCCCTGCCGCACGCAGCCAGCATCGACGACCACCGCGTTTCCGTGACCGCCCCGATCGGCGCGGCCCTGCTGGGGCTCAAGCCCGGTCAGCGCTTTTCGTGGGCCGAAGCCGGCGGCCGGGTCCGCTCGATCAAGGTGCTGGCGGTGCGCAATGACGGCTGA
- a CDS encoding NUDIX domain-containing protein, which translates to MLWRRKVEPYTRPFVYAWFRMTRGLTLGVRGLVTDDEGRVLMIQHTYVPGWYLPGGGVERGEIAETSLVREMQEEAGVRVIGRPTLLSVHSNEPRHPGDHVLFYRVHAWEPCEAAEQGEIHEIGWFHPDGLPSDVTDATRQRIAEALKGAAIDPMW; encoded by the coding sequence ATGCTCTGGCGCCGCAAAGTCGAACCCTACACCCGCCCCTTCGTCTACGCCTGGTTCCGCATGACCCGGGGGCTGACGCTCGGCGTGCGCGGCCTCGTCACCGACGACGAAGGCCGCGTGCTGATGATCCAGCACACCTATGTTCCCGGCTGGTACCTGCCCGGCGGCGGCGTCGAGCGCGGCGAGATCGCCGAGACCTCGCTGGTGCGCGAGATGCAGGAAGAAGCCGGCGTGCGCGTCATCGGCCGCCCCACCCTGCTGTCGGTGCACAGCAACGAGCCGCGCCATCCGGGCGACCACGTGCTGTTCTACCGCGTCCACGCCTGGGAGCCGTGCGAGGCGGCGGAACAGGGCGAGATCCACGAGATCGGCTGGTTCCACCCCGACGGCCTGCCGAGCGACGTCACCGACGCCACCCGCCAGCGCATCGCCGAGGCCCTGAAGGGCGCGGCGATCGATCCGATGTGGTGA
- a CDS encoding DUF4304 domain-containing protein, with the protein MDWLTRLIGRLRPAPAPPAAPEPPHKLETSIREHLAPLLREDGFTGSGRTFRRRVAGLIHVVSVQGSSDGGRFAVNLGVQPLAIPTDRDIDPRKITETDCVFRRRLSRSGADQWWPHDGTRTGMDVAVQDAASVYAAVGGPAFAALSADASPLRVGTVEEFANGGLDLRGFRATDVVVAHAFALMRQAEGKPEAARDFALWALEEIEHSGGGVLLRRELRAVADAC; encoded by the coding sequence ATGGACTGGCTGACGCGACTGATCGGCCGGCTGCGGCCAGCGCCCGCCCCGCCGGCCGCGCCCGAGCCTCCCCACAAACTGGAGACCTCGATCCGCGAGCACCTCGCGCCGCTGCTGCGCGAGGACGGCTTCACCGGCTCGGGACGAACCTTCCGGCGCCGGGTCGCGGGGCTGATCCACGTGGTCTCGGTGCAGGGATCCAGCGACGGCGGACGGTTCGCCGTCAATCTGGGTGTTCAGCCTCTGGCCATCCCAACGGACCGCGATATCGATCCGCGCAAGATCACCGAGACCGACTGCGTGTTCCGCCGTCGGCTCAGCCGCTCGGGCGCGGATCAGTGGTGGCCGCACGACGGGACCAGGACTGGAATGGACGTCGCCGTGCAGGATGCGGCAAGCGTCTATGCCGCCGTCGGCGGACCAGCCTTCGCTGCGCTGAGCGCGGACGCTTCCCCCCTGCGCGTCGGCACCGTAGAGGAATTCGCGAACGGCGGGCTGGACCTGCGGGGCTTCCGCGCCACCGACGTCGTCGTGGCGCACGCCTTCGCGCTGATGCGCCAGGCCGAAGGCAAGCCCGAGGCCGCCAGGGACTTCGCCCTTTGGGCGCTGGAGGAAATCGAACACAGCGGCGGCGGCGTTCTGCTGCGTCGTGAACTGAGGGCTGTCGCGGACGCCTGCTAG
- the ychF gene encoding redox-regulated ATPase YchF produces the protein MALKVAIVGLPNVGKSTLFNALTQTASAQAANYPFCTIEPNTGDVAVPEARLNALAAIAGSKEIIPARINFVDIAGLVRGASKGEGLGNQFLANIRDCDAVAFVARCFEDGDITHVEGRIDPLADLEIIEMELMLADLESLEKRLPNVEKRAKSGGDKDMIATLRLINLALEQLRAGRPARAADVPKEDAKAWGMLQLLTSLPALYVCNVDEGSADKGNKFSDLVAERAKADNAKSVVISAQIESEIALLDEAERAEFLETLGLEEPGLNRLIREAYKLLGLQTYFTVGPKEARAWTIHVGDTAPQAAGVIHTDFEKGFIRAETIAYEDYVKLNGEGGAKEAGKMRSEGKEYVVKDGDVMNFRFNV, from the coding sequence ATGGCCCTGAAAGTCGCCATCGTCGGCCTGCCCAACGTCGGCAAGTCCACCCTGTTCAACGCCCTGACCCAGACGGCGTCGGCCCAGGCCGCCAACTATCCGTTCTGCACCATCGAGCCGAACACCGGCGACGTGGCCGTGCCGGAAGCGCGCCTGAACGCCCTGGCCGCCATCGCCGGCTCCAAGGAAATCATCCCGGCCCGCATCAACTTCGTCGACATCGCCGGCCTGGTGCGCGGCGCGTCCAAGGGCGAAGGCCTGGGCAACCAGTTCCTGGCCAACATCCGCGACTGCGACGCCGTGGCCTTCGTGGCCCGCTGCTTCGAGGACGGCGACATCACCCACGTCGAAGGCCGCATCGACCCGCTGGCCGATCTCGAGATCATCGAGATGGAGCTGATGCTGGCCGACCTGGAAAGCCTGGAAAAGCGCCTGCCCAACGTCGAGAAGCGCGCCAAGAGCGGCGGCGACAAGGACATGATCGCCACCCTGCGGCTGATCAACCTGGCGCTGGAACAGCTGCGCGCCGGCCGTCCGGCCCGCGCCGCCGACGTGCCGAAGGAAGACGCCAAGGCCTGGGGCATGCTGCAGCTCTTGACCTCGCTGCCGGCCCTCTATGTCTGCAACGTCGACGAGGGCAGCGCCGACAAGGGCAACAAGTTCTCCGACCTGGTGGCCGAGCGCGCCAAGGCCGACAACGCCAAGAGCGTGGTGATCTCGGCCCAGATCGAGAGCGAGATCGCCCTGCTGGACGAAGCCGAACGCGCCGAGTTCCTGGAGACCCTGGGCCTGGAGGAGCCGGGCCTCAACCGCCTGATCCGCGAGGCCTACAAGCTGCTGGGCCTGCAGACCTACTTCACGGTCGGCCCCAAGGAAGCCCGCGCCTGGACGATCCATGTCGGCGACACCGCTCCGCAGGCGGCCGGCGTCATCCACACCGACTTCGAGAAGGGCTTCATCCGCGCCGAAACCATCGCCTACGAGGACTACGTCAAGCTGAACGGCGAAGGCGGGGCCAAGGAAGCCGGCAAGATGCGCTCGGAAGGCAAGGAATACGTCGTCAAGGACGGCGACGTGATGAACTTCCGCTTCAACGTCTGA
- a CDS encoding L,D-transpeptidase family protein, with amino-acid sequence MRLPLLLSMLLALASFGASAATPPAIEGTVDRILIEKAARRMTLYTGDRRVRTYVISLGGGGLAAKARRGDRRTPEGDYRITGRNPNSRFHLSLRIGYPTPAQVAAARAKGIDPGGDIMIHGLPNGRGALAALYQGRDWTDGCIAVTDPEIEEVWKLVRDGARVRITP; translated from the coding sequence GTGCGCCTTCCGCTTCTCCTGTCGATGCTGCTGGCGCTGGCCAGCTTCGGCGCCTCGGCCGCCACGCCGCCGGCCATCGAGGGCACGGTCGACAGGATCCTCATCGAGAAGGCCGCCCGCCGCATGACGCTCTATACGGGCGACCGGCGGGTGCGGACCTACGTGATCTCGCTGGGCGGCGGCGGGCTGGCGGCCAAGGCCCGCCGGGGCGACCGGCGCACGCCCGAGGGTGACTACCGCATCACCGGCCGCAATCCCAATAGTCGCTTCCACCTCTCCCTGCGCATCGGCTACCCGACCCCGGCCCAGGTCGCCGCCGCTCGCGCCAAGGGGATCGATCCCGGCGGCGACATCATGATCCACGGCCTGCCCAACGGTCGCGGCGCCCTGGCCGCGCTGTACCAGGGCCGCGACTGGACCGACGGCTGCATAGCCGTCACCGATCCCGAGATAGAAGAGGTGTGGAAGCTGGTGCGCGACGGCGCCCGTGTGAGGATCACGCCATGA
- a CDS encoding dienelactone hydrolase family protein → MSDTITLTSAIDGFSFTAGHVRPEGPRKGGVVVIQEIFGLDQYVQADLQRWAARGYEAIAPSLFDRVTPGYVAEHDPEGFQNGVAAVGKVGMPAMLSDIQACIDALKDKGPVFAVGYCMGGSLVWLAASKLEGLAAGSAYYGSQIAANAALPLNCPVIVHLGAKDAHIPAEQAKAAIWTAHPELGVYVYEASGHGFNNDGRPDSDLADAELARQRTVELFEANGAGA, encoded by the coding sequence ATGTCCGACACCATCACCCTGACCTCCGCCATCGACGGCTTTTCGTTCACCGCCGGCCACGTGCGGCCCGAAGGCCCGCGCAAGGGCGGCGTGGTGGTGATCCAGGAGATCTTCGGCCTCGACCAGTACGTGCAGGCCGACCTCCAGCGCTGGGCCGCGCGCGGCTACGAGGCGATCGCGCCGTCGCTGTTCGACCGCGTCACGCCCGGCTACGTCGCCGAGCACGACCCCGAAGGCTTCCAGAACGGCGTCGCCGCCGTCGGCAAGGTGGGCATGCCGGCCATGCTGTCGGACATCCAGGCCTGCATCGACGCCCTGAAGGACAAGGGTCCGGTGTTCGCCGTCGGCTACTGCATGGGCGGCTCGCTGGTGTGGCTGGCGGCCTCGAAACTGGAAGGCCTGGCGGCCGGCTCGGCCTATTACGGCAGCCAGATCGCCGCCAACGCCGCCCTGCCGCTGAATTGCCCGGTCATCGTCCACCTGGGAGCCAAGGACGCCCACATCCCGGCCGAGCAGGCCAAGGCCGCCATCTGGACGGCCCATCCCGAGCTGGGCGTCTATGTCTACGAAGCCAGCGGCCACGGCTTCAACAACGACGGCCGCCCCGACAGCGATCTGGCCGACGCCGAACTGGCCCGCCAGCGCACGGTGGAGCTGTTCGAAGCGAACGGCGCCGGCGCATGA
- a CDS encoding dienelactone hydrolase family protein, whose translation MTTTGTRIALCDRDGGPLSAFHVQPGEARRGGLVVLHAIWGITPHIREFSESLAEHGYEVIAPNLLDSADAPWPELNTEPAILDARMALGEQAGWGAASVPRVQAAIDALEGPVFVIGFCFGGTTAWLASTRAHGVTAVSAFYGGDIVRYRDETPKVPTILHFGKTDEMIPPADVAAIETAHPDLPIYQYDAGHAFVAPSGHHPDSARLSMLRTLQLFQRSGGSRGEA comes from the coding sequence ATGACCACGACCGGGACCCGCATCGCCCTCTGCGACCGCGATGGCGGCCCGCTGTCGGCGTTCCACGTCCAACCCGGCGAGGCCCGGCGCGGCGGCCTGGTGGTGCTGCACGCCATCTGGGGCATCACCCCGCACATCCGCGAGTTCAGCGAAAGCCTGGCCGAGCACGGCTATGAGGTGATCGCCCCCAACCTGCTGGACAGCGCCGACGCCCCCTGGCCCGAGCTCAACACCGAGCCGGCGATCCTGGACGCTCGCATGGCCCTGGGCGAACAGGCCGGCTGGGGCGCGGCAAGCGTGCCGCGCGTGCAGGCCGCCATCGACGCGCTGGAAGGGCCGGTGTTCGTGATCGGCTTCTGCTTTGGCGGCACCACCGCCTGGCTGGCCTCGACCCGGGCCCACGGCGTGACGGCGGTGTCGGCCTTCTACGGCGGCGACATCGTGCGCTATCGCGACGAGACGCCCAAGGTCCCGACCATCCTGCACTTCGGCAAGACCGACGAGATGATCCCGCCGGCCGACGTGGCGGCGATCGAGACGGCCCATCCCGACCTGCCGATCTATCAGTACGACGCCGGCCACGCCTTCGTCGCCCCCAGCGGCCACCATCCCGACAGCGCCCGCCTGTCGATGCTGCGCACGCTGCAGCTCTTCCAGCGCTCGGGCGGGAGCAGGGGCGAGGCCTAG
- the paoA gene encoding aldehyde dehydrogenase iron-sulfur subunit PaoA: MAILDDLQLSRREVMATGAAAGVVSAPGLADAAPEHAAPSIMTVSFTVNGQRQTLELDTRTTLLDALREHLKLTGSKKGCDHGQCGACTVIVDGRRINSCLSLAVMHEGDEVTTIEGLGTPEKLHPLQAAFVKHDGYQCGYCTPGQICSAKAVLDEIKAGVPSHVTADLNARIQFSEDELRERMSGNICRCGAYSNIVEAVAEVAGKSA; encoded by the coding sequence ATGGCGATACTCGACGACCTTCAGCTTTCGAGGCGCGAAGTGATGGCGACCGGCGCCGCCGCGGGCGTCGTGAGCGCCCCGGGCCTGGCCGACGCCGCGCCCGAGCACGCGGCGCCTTCGATCATGACGGTGTCCTTCACGGTCAATGGCCAGCGCCAGACCCTGGAGCTCGACACCCGCACCACCCTGCTGGACGCCCTGCGCGAGCACCTGAAGCTGACCGGCAGCAAGAAGGGCTGCGACCACGGGCAGTGCGGCGCCTGCACGGTCATCGTCGACGGGCGACGGATCAATTCGTGCCTGTCGCTGGCGGTGATGCACGAGGGCGACGAGGTCACCACCATCGAGGGCCTGGGCACGCCCGAGAAGCTGCACCCGCTGCAGGCGGCCTTCGTCAAGCACGACGGCTACCAGTGCGGCTACTGCACGCCGGGCCAGATCTGCTCGGCCAAGGCGGTGCTGGACGAGATCAAGGCCGGCGTGCCCAGCCACGTCACCGCCGACCTCAACGCCAGGATCCAGTTCAGCGAGGACGAGCTGCGCGAGCGGATGAGCGGCAACATCTGCCGCTGCGGGGCCTATTCCAACATCGTCGAGGCCGTGGCCGAAGTGGCGGGGAAATCGGCATGA
- a CDS encoding FAD binding domain-containing protein yields MRAFTYERARSPREAAAAVAADPTARFIAGGTNLLDLMKLEIETPARLVDVGGLKLDQIAPTRDGGLRIGALVRNTDLAADKRVRKDYGVLSRALLAGASGQLRNKATTAGNLLQRTRCPYFYDTNMPCNKRSPGAGCAAIGGFTRSLAVLGASEACIATHPSDMAVALRLLDATVETVAADGTERSIPIADFHRLPGETPQVETALARGELITAVTLPKPIGGVHAYRKVRDRASYAFALVSVASVIHKDGSGRVALGGVAHRPWRVEAAEGLMPRGAKAISEGLLAGARTTAQNAFKLTLAQRAIGAAIIEARA; encoded by the coding sequence ATGAGGGCCTTCACCTACGAGCGCGCCAGGAGCCCGCGCGAAGCCGCCGCGGCCGTCGCCGCCGATCCGACCGCCCGCTTCATCGCCGGCGGCACCAACCTGCTCGACCTGATGAAGCTGGAGATCGAGACCCCCGCGCGGCTCGTCGACGTGGGCGGCCTGAAGCTGGACCAGATCGCGCCCACCAGGGACGGCGGCCTGCGCATCGGCGCCCTGGTGCGCAACACCGACCTGGCCGCCGACAAGCGGGTCCGCAAGGACTACGGCGTGCTGTCGCGCGCCCTGCTGGCCGGCGCCTCGGGCCAGCTGCGCAACAAGGCCACCACCGCCGGCAACCTGCTGCAGCGCACCCGGTGCCCGTACTTCTACGACACCAACATGCCCTGCAACAAACGCAGCCCCGGCGCGGGCTGCGCGGCGATCGGCGGCTTCACCCGGAGCCTGGCCGTGCTGGGCGCCAGCGAGGCCTGCATCGCCACCCACCCCAGCGACATGGCCGTGGCCCTGCGGCTGCTGGACGCCACCGTGGAGACCGTGGCGGCGGACGGGACCGAGCGTTCGATCCCGATCGCCGACTTCCACCGGCTGCCGGGCGAGACCCCGCAGGTCGAGACGGCCCTGGCGCGCGGCGAACTGATCACCGCGGTCACCCTGCCCAAGCCGATCGGCGGCGTTCACGCCTATCGCAAGGTGCGCGACCGGGCCTCCTACGCCTTCGCGCTCGTTTCCGTCGCCAGCGTCATCCACAAGGACGGCTCGGGCCGCGTCGCCCTGGGCGGCGTTGCTCATCGGCCCTGGCGGGTGGAGGCGGCGGAAGGCCTCATGCCGCGCGGGGCCAAGGCGATCTCCGAAGGCCTGCTGGCCGGCGCCAGGACCACGGCGCAGAACGCCTTCAAGCTGACCTTGGCGCAGCGCGCGATCGGCGCGGCCATCATCGAAGCGAGGGCTTGA